From one Larimichthys crocea isolate SSNF chromosome XVIII, L_crocea_2.0, whole genome shotgun sequence genomic stretch:
- the tbr1b gene encoding T-box brain protein 1b produces the protein MQVENCISPASDLSKKFMNVGSGFSSSDGSELSLQDHPIICASDNLERSSPLKKNSREMTNQLEADNFPDSKDASGDVQRGKLSPDLHGVSDIRHNFDGSAGERCIFSPSTQPQSVSAAPSAMFPYPSQHGPAHPAFSIGSPSRYMAHHPVITNGAYNSLLTNTSPQGYPAAGYPYAQQYGHTYQGGAFYQFSTAQAGLVPGKAQVYLCNRALWLKFHRHQTEMIITKQGRRMFPFLSFNISGLDPTAHYNIFVDVILADPNHWRFQGGKWVPCGKADTNVIGNRVYMHPDSPNTGAHWMRQEISFGKLKLTNNKGASNNTGQMVVLQSLHKYQPRLHVVEVNEDGTEDTSQPGRVQTFTFTETQFIAVTAYQNTDITQLKIDHNPFAKGFRDNYDTVYTGCDIDRLTPSPGDSPRSQIVPGARYAMPSSFLQDQFVSTYAKSRFHPGMGTGPGTERSVPLGNSLLSPQQTEEPTVATPPQRWFVTPANNRLDFAASAYDAADFAGNAATLLSYAAAGVKALPLPTAGCSNRPLGYYADPSGWGGRTPPQYCGVNSKSSSVFSCWPTNSIGGRASTNYLAEEVDSIPTERSPIGGTEETKPKDMTSESNWIETPSSIKSIDSSDSGIFEQAKRRRISPSATPVSETVSPLKSELLTPRECEKNCTKDIGYYSFYPHS, from the exons ATGCAGGTCGAGAATTGCATCTCGCCCGCGAGTGATCTCTCCAAGAAATTTATGAATGTGGGCAGTGGCTTTTCGAGCTCCGATGGATCAGAGCTTTCGTTGCAGGACCATCCTATTATATGTGCAAGTGACAACCTGGAGAGAAGTTCACCTCTGAAAAAAAACTCTAGGGAGATGACGAATCAGTTAGAGGCAGACAATTTTCCCGACTCCAAGGACGCATCAGGGGACGTCCAGAGGGGCAAACTCTCTCCTGATCTTCACGGAGTCTCTGACATCCGTCATAATTTCGATGGATCTGCAGGAGAAAGGTGCATCTTTTCTCCATCTACCCAGCCACAGTCAGTCTCAGCAGCTCCCAGTGCCATGTTCCCTTACCCGAGCCAGCATGGACCAGCGCATCCGGCTTTCTCTATTGGAAGTCCCAGCCGTTATATGGCTCATCACCCGGTCATAACTAATGGAGCTTATAACAGCCTTCTGACCAACACTTCTCCGCAAGGCTACCCGGCAGCGGGCTACCCTTACGCGCAACAGTATGGACACACTTACCAAGGAGGGGCTTTTTACCAGTTCTCTACGGCGCAAGCAGGACTGGTTCCGGGGAAAGCGCAGGTGTATTTGTGCAACAGGGCCCTGTGGCTGAAGTTTCACAGGCATCAAACGGAGATGATCATCACAAAGCAAGGACG acGAATGTTCCCTTTTTTAAGCTTCAACATTTCTGGCCTTGACCCAACTGCCCACTACAATATATTTGTGGATGTAATACTTGCTGACCCAAATCACTGGCGATTTCAAGGAGGCAAGTGGGTGCCATGTGGAAAAGCAGACACAAATGTAATAG GAAATAGGGTTTATATGCATCCGGACTCACCAAATACCGGTGCGCACTGGATGCGTCAAGAAATATCATTTGGAAAGCTAAAGCTCACAAACAACAAAGGTGCCTCCAACAACACGGGACAG ATGGTGGTCCTCCAGTCTCTCCACAAGTACCAGCCCAGGCTCCATGTGGTGGAAGTAAACGAGGATGGGACAGAGGACACCAGCCAACCAGGAAGAGTCCAGACTTTCACCTTCACAGAAACGCAATTCATCGCCGTCACAGCTTACCAGAATACCGAT attACGCAACTGAAAATCGATCACAACCCGTTTGCTAAAGGATTTCGGGACAACTATGACAC TGTCTACACAGGCTGCGACATCGACCGCCTAACTCCATCACCGGGTGACTCTCCGCGTTCACAGATCGTGCCGGGTGCGAGATATGCCATGCCTAGCTCTTTCCTGCAGGACCAATTTGTCAGCACTTATGCCAAATCTCGCTTTCACCCTGGCATGGGGACTGGTCCTGGCACGGAGCGCAGCGTCCCACTCGGCAACAGCTTGCTATCCCCGCAGCAAACCGAGGAGCCCACTGTTGCCACCCCCCCGCAGCGATGGTTTGTCACCCCTGCCAACAACCGACTGGACTTTGCTGCCTCGGCATACGACGCCGCTGATTTCGCCGGTAACGCGGCCACCTTGCTGTCCTACGCAGCGGCCGGAGTGAAGGCTCTTCCCCTGCCGACTGCAGGCTGCTCCAACCGGCCTCTTGGCTATTACGCAGACCCGTCAGGCTGGGGAGGACGCACGCCGCCGCAGTACTGTGGTGTAAATAGCAAATCCAGCTCGGTCTTTTCCTGCTGGCCCACTAACTCTATCGGTGGCAGAGCTAGTACCAACTACCTGGCCGAGGAGGTAGACTCCATCCCGACAGAGAGGTCACCGATCGGCGGCACGGAGGAGACCAAACCCAAAGACATGACATCAGAGTCGAACTGGATAGAGACGCCGTCCTCCATTAAGTCCATTGATTCAAGCGATTCTGGTATCTTTGAACAGGCCAAAAGGAGAAGGATCTCACCTTCTGCCACGCCGGTTTCAGAGACAGTGTCCCCGTTAAAATCTGAGCTGCTGACACCGAGAGAGTGTGAGAAAAACTGCACAAAGGACATTGGTTATTACAGTTTCTATCCTCACAgttaa